The following proteins come from a genomic window of Ornithinimicrobium cryptoxanthini:
- a CDS encoding DEAD/DEAH box helicase, with translation MSTSAASHLSPAYPERAAWGTASKLRAWQQAALDQYLAEQPRDFLAVATPGAGKTTFALKIATELLDAGVVERVTVVAPTEHLKTQWAEAAARVGINIDPRFANAQGRHGGDFRGVVVTYAGVASKPLLHRARTEAARTLVILDEIHHGGDALSWGEAIRDAFEPATRRLSLTGTPFRSDTAAIPFVRYAMDHEGVLRSESDYAYGYAEALRDGVVRPVLFLAYGGSMRWRTRAGDEISARLGEPLTKDVSKQAWRTALDPAGEWIPTVLAAADKRLTEVRRGVPDAGGLVIASDQRSARAYAKQLTALTGEKPTVVLSDDPGSSGRIEEFAEGDSRWMVAVRMVSEGVDVPRLCVGVYATSTSTPLYFAQAIGRFVRARRRGETASVFLPSVPLILEHAGSMELQRDHALNKKRTDGDEVDWSPEEDLLAQANAEEGAPDSDEGSFEALESDALFDHVLFDSEQFGLGAVPGSQEEEDYLGLPGLLEPDQVAHVLRDRQRKQVRNDGGKAAAQQVSAHRALAEQRKELNKLVSAYASKSGQPHAIVHADLRRRCGGPELATASSDQVTERIATIRKWFVGRR, from the coding sequence ATGTCCACCTCAGCCGCCTCTCATCTCTCTCCCGCCTATCCCGAGCGGGCGGCCTGGGGCACCGCCAGCAAGCTTCGGGCCTGGCAGCAGGCAGCGCTGGACCAGTACCTCGCCGAGCAGCCACGCGACTTTTTGGCCGTGGCGACTCCAGGGGCCGGCAAGACGACCTTTGCCCTGAAGATCGCCACCGAGCTGCTCGACGCCGGTGTCGTGGAGCGGGTCACGGTGGTGGCACCGACCGAGCACCTCAAGACCCAGTGGGCCGAGGCCGCCGCCCGCGTGGGCATCAACATCGACCCGCGCTTCGCCAACGCCCAGGGACGCCACGGTGGCGACTTCCGCGGTGTGGTCGTGACCTACGCGGGAGTCGCCAGCAAACCGTTGCTGCACAGAGCGCGGACGGAAGCCGCCCGCACCCTCGTCATACTCGATGAGATCCACCACGGTGGGGACGCGCTGAGCTGGGGGGAGGCGATCCGCGATGCCTTCGAGCCGGCCACCCGCCGCCTCTCGCTGACGGGAACCCCGTTCCGCTCCGACACCGCAGCCATCCCGTTCGTGCGCTACGCCATGGACCACGAGGGCGTCCTGCGCTCGGAGTCCGACTATGCCTATGGGTATGCCGAGGCGTTGCGTGACGGGGTCGTCCGCCCGGTGCTTTTCCTGGCCTACGGCGGGAGCATGCGGTGGCGCACCCGCGCGGGTGACGAGATCTCCGCACGGCTGGGGGAGCCGCTGACGAAGGACGTCTCCAAGCAGGCGTGGCGCACCGCGCTGGATCCCGCGGGTGAGTGGATCCCCACCGTCCTGGCTGCGGCGGACAAGCGACTGACCGAGGTGCGCCGCGGAGTCCCGGACGCCGGTGGCCTGGTCATCGCCAGCGACCAGCGCTCGGCGCGCGCCTATGCCAAGCAGCTGACCGCGCTGACCGGCGAGAAGCCGACCGTGGTGCTCTCTGACGACCCCGGCTCGTCCGGGCGCATCGAGGAGTTCGCCGAGGGGGACTCGCGGTGGATGGTCGCCGTCCGGATGGTGTCCGAGGGGGTCGACGTGCCGCGCCTGTGTGTCGGTGTCTATGCCACGTCCACCTCGACGCCGCTCTATTTTGCCCAGGCCATCGGTCGGTTCGTGCGCGCCAGGCGCCGCGGCGAGACGGCCTCGGTCTTCCTGCCCAGCGTGCCCCTGATCCTCGAGCACGCCGGCTCGATGGAGCTGCAGCGCGACCACGCCCTCAACAAGAAGCGCACCGACGGCGACGAGGTGGACTGGAGCCCGGAGGAGGACCTGCTGGCCCAGGCCAACGCGGAGGAGGGCGCGCCCGATTCCGACGAGGGCAGCTTCGAGGCACTCGAGTCCGACGCCCTCTTTGACCACGTGCTCTTCGACTCCGAGCAGTTCGGACTCGGTGCCGTCCCCGGGAGCCAGGAGGAAGAGGACTACCTCGGACTACCCGGGCTCCTCGAGCCCGATCAGGTGGCCCACGTCCTGCGCGACCGGCAGCGCAAGCAGGTGCGCAACGACGGCGGCAAGGCTGCCGCGCAGCAGGTGTCGGCGCACCGGGCACTCGCCGAGCAGCGCAAGGAGCTCAACAAGCTGGTGTCGGCATATGCCTCGAAGTCCGGTCAGCCGCATGCCATCGTCCACGCCGACCTCAGGCGTCGTTGTGGTGGCCCGGAGCTGGCGACGGCCAGCAGCGATCAGGTGACCGAGCGGATCGCCACCATCCGCAAGTGGTTCGTCGGCCGTCGCTGA
- a CDS encoding DUF3039 domain-containing protein yields MSWSMSQEPLDAPEAPSAPSTQTAVLEREDTRTDPQLSEPGDHERFSHYVRKEKIMESAMSGDPVVALCGKIWVPGRDPKKFPVCPTCKEIYEGLRAPQDGGE; encoded by the coding sequence ATGTCTTGGAGCATGTCGCAGGAGCCGTTGGACGCCCCCGAGGCGCCCAGCGCACCGTCCACCCAGACCGCGGTCCTGGAGCGGGAGGACACCCGCACCGACCCGCAGCTGAGCGAGCCGGGGGACCACGAGCGCTTCTCGCACTATGTGCGCAAGGAAAAGATCATGGAGAGCGCCATGTCGGGTGACCCCGTGGTCGCGCTCTGCGGCAAGATCTGGGTGCCCGGCCGCGACCCTAAGAAGTTCCCGGTCTGCCCCACGTGCAAGGAGATCTACGAAGGACTCCGCGCACCGCAGGACGGCGGGGAGTAG
- a CDS encoding YqgE/AlgH family protein: protein MSQPSDEAGSLAGQLLVATPRTGAFFARSIVLVLHHDEDGATGVTLNRPMEAGVSAVLPDWQPHVTPPGVLFQGGPVEVDSALGIVSVPGGQEAQTETLGISVLFGGLALVDLDTPPPVVVPEISGLRIFVGYAGWSAGQLEAELIEGAWYVVEREPRDPFHESGDLWRDVLMRQRNSLSLLATYTEHPEQN, encoded by the coding sequence GTGAGCCAGCCGTCGGATGAAGCGGGGTCGTTGGCCGGGCAGTTGCTCGTGGCCACGCCCCGGACCGGCGCCTTCTTTGCGCGTTCCATCGTCCTCGTCCTGCATCACGACGAGGACGGGGCCACGGGTGTCACGCTGAACCGGCCGATGGAGGCCGGGGTCAGCGCGGTCCTGCCGGACTGGCAGCCGCACGTCACCCCGCCCGGCGTGCTCTTCCAGGGCGGTCCGGTGGAGGTGGACTCGGCATTGGGGATCGTCAGCGTGCCCGGTGGGCAGGAGGCCCAGACCGAGACGCTCGGCATCTCCGTGCTCTTCGGCGGTCTGGCCCTGGTCGATCTGGACACGCCCCCGCCCGTGGTGGTGCCCGAGATCTCGGGCCTCCGGATCTTCGTCGGGTATGCCGGATGGTCAGCAGGCCAGCTCGAGGCCGAGCTGATCGAGGGCGCCTGGTATGTCGTGGAGCGCGAGCCCCGGGACCCGTTCCACGAGTCGGGGGACCTGTGGCGCGACGTGCTGATGCGGCAGCGCAACTCGCTGTCGCTGCTGGCGACCTACACCGAGCACCCCGAGCAGAACTGA
- a CDS encoding VanZ family protein, producing MHPRWWRGLLWAVLLILFLAQVWILYAVTPGEGEPFVSGQDKIGHLLLFGIPFAVALVLRSRPAALGILAHAVVSEPLQGLLTTTRTVDVWDLVADLVGIGLAAVGVWWVRRRRARHSAEAPAAEMLVP from the coding sequence ATGCACCCACGATGGTGGCGCGGGCTGCTCTGGGCTGTGCTGCTCATCCTGTTCCTCGCACAGGTCTGGATCTTGTATGCCGTCACGCCAGGGGAGGGGGAGCCGTTCGTCTCCGGACAGGACAAGATCGGTCATCTGCTCCTGTTCGGCATCCCCTTCGCCGTGGCCCTCGTGCTCCGGTCGAGGCCGGCGGCCCTCGGCATACTCGCTCATGCGGTGGTCAGTGAGCCACTGCAGGGGCTGCTGACGACCACCCGCACCGTCGACGTCTGGGACCTGGTCGCGGACCTGGTCGGGATCGGGCTCGCGGCGGTGGGCGTCTGGTGGGTGCGTCGGCGCCGGGCCCGTCACTCGGCCGAGGCGCCCGCGGCTGAGATGCTGGTGCCGTGA
- a CDS encoding NAD-dependent malic enzyme, whose product MAFAPSVSNSITVRLELPARATAVGELSAAVEKEGGMVTAVDIAESGAERLRTDLTIATWGEEHAKQIVEAMRTVRGVEIGKVSDRTFLMHLGGKLSVEPKTPIRNRDDLSMIYTPGVARVCQAIVDNPEDARRLTIKRNTVAVVTDGTAVLGMGDIGPLAAMPVMEGKAALFKRFADVDAFPIVLDTKDADEIVRIVKAISPGFAGINLEDISAPRCFYIERRLREELDIPVFHDDQHGTAIVVLAALRNALRVVNKQLADVKIVLSGAGAAGSAILRLLLLAGATHVVVSDVHGILHSERTDIARGDNANMAWIASQTNRAGLRGTVQDALVGADVFIGVSAGGILSGDDVATMATDSIVFAMANPQPEVDPVDAAEHATVVATGRSDFANQINNVLVFPGVFRGLIDAQSEHITDEMLLAAAIALSDVVGEDERNPTYIIPSVFNPRVSKAVAEAVEKAVRAHDEKND is encoded by the coding sequence ATGGCTTTCGCTCCGTCTGTCTCCAACTCGATCACGGTCCGTCTCGAACTGCCCGCGCGCGCCACTGCTGTCGGCGAGCTCAGCGCGGCGGTGGAGAAGGAAGGAGGCATGGTCACCGCGGTGGACATCGCCGAGTCGGGGGCCGAGCGGTTGCGCACCGACCTGACTATCGCCACCTGGGGTGAGGAACACGCCAAGCAAATTGTCGAGGCGATGCGCACCGTGCGTGGAGTCGAGATCGGCAAGGTCAGTGACCGCACCTTCCTGATGCACCTCGGCGGCAAGCTGAGCGTGGAGCCCAAGACCCCGATCCGCAACCGCGACGACCTGTCGATGATCTACACCCCCGGGGTGGCGCGGGTCTGCCAGGCGATCGTCGACAACCCAGAGGACGCGCGGCGGCTCACCATCAAGCGCAACACCGTCGCTGTGGTCACCGACGGCACCGCGGTGCTGGGCATGGGAGACATCGGCCCGCTCGCGGCGATGCCGGTGATGGAGGGCAAGGCAGCGCTGTTCAAACGGTTCGCCGACGTCGACGCCTTCCCGATCGTGCTGGACACCAAGGACGCGGACGAGATCGTGCGCATCGTCAAGGCGATCTCACCGGGCTTTGCCGGCATCAACCTCGAGGACATCTCGGCACCGCGCTGCTTCTATATCGAGCGGCGCCTGCGCGAGGAGCTCGACATCCCGGTCTTCCACGACGACCAGCACGGCACGGCGATCGTGGTGTTGGCTGCCCTGCGCAACGCGCTGCGGGTGGTCAACAAGCAGCTGGCCGACGTCAAGATCGTGCTCTCCGGCGCCGGCGCCGCCGGGTCGGCGATCCTGCGCCTGCTGCTGCTGGCCGGCGCGACCCACGTGGTCGTCTCCGACGTGCACGGCATCCTGCACTCCGAGCGCACGGACATCGCCCGCGGCGACAACGCCAACATGGCCTGGATCGCCTCCCAGACCAACCGGGCCGGGCTCCGGGGCACCGTGCAGGACGCCCTGGTGGGTGCGGACGTGTTTATCGGTGTCTCGGCCGGTGGCATCCTCAGCGGTGACGATGTCGCCACGATGGCTACCGACTCGATCGTCTTTGCGATGGCCAACCCTCAGCCGGAGGTCGACCCCGTGGACGCTGCCGAGCACGCCACCGTCGTGGCGACGGGTCGCAGCGACTTCGCCAACCAGATCAACAACGTGCTGGTCTTTCCGGGGGTGTTCCGGGGGTTGATCGATGCCCAGAGCGAACACATCACCGACGAGATGCTGCTGGCCGCCGCGATCGCGCTGTCCGACGTCGTGGGTGAGGACGAGCGCAACCCGACCTACATCATCCCGAGCGTGTTTAACCCGCGAGTCAGCAAGGCCGTGGCAGAGGCGGTGGAGAAGGCTGTCCGCGCACACGACGAGAAGAACGACTGA
- a CDS encoding thioredoxin family protein has translation MSTVELTRENLDQTLSDNEIVLIDWWAEWCGPCRAFAPVYEQTSEKHEDVVFGKVDTETQRELAAGAQITSIPTVMGFRDGILLFAQPGVLPAAGLESLIGQLKDLDMDDVRAKLAAAESELTDDKAQG, from the coding sequence ATGAGCACAGTTGAACTGACCCGCGAGAACCTGGACCAGACGCTGTCCGACAACGAGATCGTCCTGATCGACTGGTGGGCTGAGTGGTGTGGTCCGTGCCGCGCCTTCGCCCCGGTCTATGAGCAGACGTCGGAGAAGCATGAGGACGTCGTCTTCGGCAAGGTCGACACCGAAACTCAGCGCGAGCTGGCCGCCGGCGCCCAGATCACCTCGATCCCGACCGTGATGGGCTTCCGCGACGGCATCCTGCTCTTCGCCCAGCCGGGCGTGCTGCCGGCTGCCGGCCTGGAGAGCCTGATCGGCCAGCTCAAGGACCTCGACATGGACGACGTGCGCGCCAAGCTGGCCGCCGCCGAGTCCGAGCTGACTGACGACAAGGCCCAGGGCTGA
- a CDS encoding GAF and ANTAR domain-containing protein, which yields MCEAAVDLLGGQAQAGITIAHRERQVESIGATAELVRRGDELQAELGEGPCLDAAWDQEQVVVDDLAREARWPRWGPRMVQDFGVKSMLCTQLFTNEKQLGALNIYSTEPVAFDEEAQEVARLLAVHAAMAIAQAQQVEGLRFANDRRTTIGKALGIVMVTYDLDDAKAFDVLRRLSSHENRKLFDLAQDIINGRQAAPRPPQQ from the coding sequence ATCTGCGAAGCAGCAGTGGATCTGCTGGGTGGACAGGCACAGGCGGGGATCACCATCGCTCATCGCGAGCGTCAGGTAGAAAGCATCGGCGCGACCGCGGAGTTGGTCCGTCGCGGTGATGAGCTGCAGGCCGAGCTGGGCGAAGGTCCGTGTCTGGACGCAGCCTGGGACCAGGAGCAGGTGGTCGTCGACGACCTGGCGCGTGAGGCGCGGTGGCCGCGGTGGGGTCCGAGGATGGTGCAGGACTTCGGCGTCAAGAGCATGCTGTGCACCCAGCTGTTCACGAACGAGAAGCAGCTCGGGGCGCTGAACATCTACTCCACCGAGCCGGTTGCCTTCGACGAGGAGGCCCAGGAGGTGGCCCGGCTGCTGGCCGTGCACGCCGCGATGGCAATCGCTCAGGCCCAGCAGGTCGAGGGTTTACGGTTTGCCAACGACCGGCGCACCACGATCGGCAAGGCGCTGGGGATCGTGATGGTGACCTACGACCTCGACGACGCCAAGGCCTTCGACGTCCTGCGGCGCCTCTCCTCGCACGAGAATCGCAAGTTGTTCGACCTCGCCCAGGACATCATCAACGGACGCCAGGCGGCGCCCCGCCCACCGCAGCAGTAA
- a CDS encoding GAF and ANTAR domain-containing protein produces MLLSEEDSAAAVERLALVARDLVPSSVGAGASLMDQTGQRTSTGTTDKVAAAADVLQYELGEGPCLSAWATTAVQHIHDTATESRWRTWCAAVQGLGVRSVLSAPMVFKGNSIGAMKVYSTTADSFDIQDEHRLLLLAGAAATLLGVAQGSDAPQRLSAGLQAMLEDRQAVETATGMLMERHHLDHDTARSRLLETARSRRLPVAQLARTIVTPSIAPRA; encoded by the coding sequence ATGCTGCTGAGCGAGGAGGACTCCGCTGCAGCGGTGGAGCGGTTAGCTCTAGTAGCCCGTGACCTGGTCCCCTCCTCGGTCGGAGCAGGTGCCTCCCTGATGGACCAGACGGGGCAGCGCACCTCCACCGGAACCACCGACAAGGTCGCCGCGGCCGCGGACGTCCTTCAGTATGAACTTGGTGAGGGTCCATGTCTGAGCGCCTGGGCCACGACGGCAGTCCAGCACATTCACGACACAGCCACCGAGAGCCGATGGAGGACATGGTGCGCCGCGGTGCAGGGACTCGGCGTGCGTTCGGTACTCAGCGCCCCGATGGTATTCAAAGGAAACAGCATCGGTGCCATGAAGGTCTACAGCACCACTGCGGACAGTTTTGATATCCAGGACGAGCACCGGCTCCTGCTGCTGGCCGGAGCGGCGGCCACCCTGTTGGGTGTTGCCCAGGGTTCCGACGCGCCGCAGCGACTGTCGGCTGGGCTGCAGGCGATGCTGGAGGACCGCCAAGCCGTTGAGACGGCCACTGGCATGCTGATGGAGCGCCACCATCTTGACCATGACACAGCGCGATCGCGTCTCTTGGAGACCGCGCGCAGCAGACGTCTTCCCGTCGCCCAGCTCGCCCGCACGATTGTGACCCCCTCCATCGCGCCGAGAGCCTAG
- a CDS encoding CBS domain-containing protein produces MTTAREIMNSGIQSIREDQSLSEAAAMMRDLGVGCLPVQSGEGALTGIITDRDIVVRACAEGRDLASTPAGELAQGIVSTIGPDEPVETIVDLMGSQQVKRLPVVDNGEVIGMISESDLARNVAEDQIHHFVTMVYGRN; encoded by the coding sequence ATGACGACGGCACGCGAGATCATGAACAGCGGGATCCAGTCCATCCGGGAGGACCAGTCGCTGAGCGAGGCGGCCGCGATGATGCGGGACCTGGGAGTGGGCTGTCTGCCCGTCCAGTCCGGTGAAGGGGCGCTGACCGGCATCATCACTGACCGCGACATCGTCGTGCGTGCGTGCGCCGAGGGTCGCGACCTTGCCTCGACGCCAGCGGGGGAGCTGGCCCAGGGCATCGTCTCCACCATCGGCCCGGATGAGCCCGTCGAGACGATCGTGGACTTGATGGGCAGCCAGCAGGTCAAGCGCTTGCCAGTGGTCGACAACGGCGAGGTGATCGGGATGATCAGCGAGTCCGACCTGGCGCGCAATGTCGCCGAGGACCAGATCCACCACTTCGTCACGATGGTCTATGGCCGCAACTGA